In Megasphaera vaginalis (ex Bordigoni et al. 2020), the following proteins share a genomic window:
- a CDS encoding GH25 family lysozyme: protein MKQGIDVSYAQKGFDFKEAERQGIEFAICRLSWGDHSGYVEQDEEFVENINGAIDAGIKVGVYHFFGATNPGDARLEAEQFISLYKSLVTEGITDDVGIWLDVEGEPGQVLTGVDMQTLTDSVSAFIVKCNEAGINIGIYANYDWLENHIDVSQLADYVCFWLSELDDKPCWKYEHPEKNVPLWQYSFTGNVGGIDVDLDMMF, encoded by the coding sequence ATGAAACAAGGTATCGATGTAAGCTACGCGCAAAAAGGCTTTGACTTTAAAGAAGCGGAGCGACAAGGTATTGAATTCGCAATATGTCGCTTGTCGTGGGGCGATCATAGCGGATATGTTGAGCAAGACGAAGAGTTTGTAGAAAACATAAACGGAGCGATTGATGCAGGGATAAAAGTAGGGGTATATCATTTCTTTGGTGCGACAAATCCGGGCGACGCAAGGCTGGAAGCTGAGCAATTTATTTCTCTGTACAAATCTCTTGTAACAGAAGGTATTACTGATGATGTTGGAATTTGGCTTGATGTGGAGGGGGAACCGGGACAGGTCTTGACGGGTGTTGATATGCAAACACTAACCGATTCGGTATCGGCATTTATTGTGAAATGCAATGAGGCAGGAATTAATATTGGGATATATGCAAATTACGACTGGCTGGAAAATCATATTGATGTATCGCAGCTTGCTGACTACGTCTGCTTTTGGCTGTCAGAATTGGATGATAAACCATGCTGGAAATATGAGCATCCAGAAAAGAATGTTCCGTTATGGCAGTATTCTTTCACAGGAAATGTCGGGGGTATTGACGTTGATCTTGATATGATGTTTTAA
- a CDS encoding CD1375 family protein, protein MIKAWLVSAYSKLVILGKYTLDEKETDKILVPELYQAAVAEWLVAREV, encoded by the coding sequence ATGATAAAGGCATGGTTAGTGTCAGCGTATAGTAAGCTCGTTATTTTAGGCAAATATACTCTTGACGAAAAAGAAACCGATAAAATACTTGTTCCGGAGCTATATCAAGCAGCGGTTGCAGAATGGCTTGTCGCAAGAGAGGTATAA
- a CDS encoding pyocin knob domain-containing protein, which translates to MPNWTKNFNLEKPLQTESYDVDKRNANWDKIDNALSDAVKTVTGTNDTLTVTTGADVKSTVKVDNVAHAGTADSLAYTMIPNGADLNDYYKVGEYVFVGDANLGTLSNTPADLKESFKLSVTKDVYFQQRLVTYNTHRVFCRRENMGWIEQPAGTAQTAANNVLKTGDTMSGDLTIASNDYGGVNIKNSSGTKFKIRCLPKNNSSIGNVAFFDSTGNQLYSQFFQQKNGTVALLDDVNTKADKSGGNATGTWTISITGNATTATTAAFGKSLSIVSGNEIKFDSSGYTNGGIVNIGWCDVQKSTKRVNKWVFKNLGGEDADVQAKAFYSSNGGFYGNVHGNADTATKLSSARTISLTGAVTGSARTDLSGTVSIATNIAGVAVLTGTINDGGTLPIPSGYTESQCKFFVSPNNLNSERYFFDVAEDGRSNCIAAECYVSSRVVHVAMIIRGMQGDLAPYSGTGSVGNLAANYTSDVRLPSSANYMVIGIK; encoded by the coding sequence ATGCCAAATTGGACGAAGAATTTTAATTTAGAAAAACCATTACAAACTGAAAGTTATGACGTAGACAAAAGAAACGCGAATTGGGATAAAATTGATAATGCATTAAGTGATGCTGTCAAGACAGTAACCGGCACAAATGACACACTTACCGTCACGACAGGCGCAGATGTCAAGAGTACCGTCAAGGTGGATAACGTAGCGCATGCCGGCACTGCCGATTCGTTAGCGTACACAATGATCCCTAATGGGGCCGACTTAAACGACTACTACAAAGTCGGTGAGTATGTTTTTGTCGGTGACGCTAACTTAGGCACTTTATCAAACACGCCCGCGGACCTCAAGGAGTCTTTTAAACTATCAGTCACTAAAGACGTGTACTTTCAGCAACGGCTGGTCACTTATAATACACACCGCGTATTTTGCCGCAGAGAAAACATGGGCTGGATTGAGCAGCCGGCGGGGACAGCACAAACGGCTGCAAACAATGTCTTAAAAACTGGCGATACGATGAGCGGCGATCTTACAATCGCATCAAATGACTACGGTGGCGTAAATATTAAAAATTCATCCGGTACTAAATTTAAAATCAGATGCTTGCCGAAAAATAACAGTTCAATCGGCAATGTTGCGTTTTTTGATTCAACCGGTAATCAGCTATACAGTCAATTCTTCCAGCAAAAAAACGGCACAGTTGCATTACTCGACGACGTTAACACAAAAGCCGATAAATCCGGTGGGAATGCGACCGGAACATGGACAATCAGCATTACTGGAAATGCCACTACGGCAACAACCGCAGCATTTGGAAAATCATTATCAATAGTATCTGGAAATGAAATCAAATTTGATTCATCAGGATATACAAACGGCGGAATTGTTAATATCGGGTGGTGTGACGTCCAGAAAAGCACTAAGCGAGTCAATAAATGGGTTTTTAAAAACCTTGGTGGGGAAGACGCTGACGTGCAAGCAAAAGCGTTTTATTCGAGCAATGGCGGCTTTTACGGCAACGTTCACGGAAACGCTGATACAGCAACGAAGCTATCCTCCGCCCGCACAATCTCACTTACCGGCGCAGTCACAGGTAGTGCCAGAACAGATTTGAGCGGCACTGTTAGTATTGCGACAAACATCGCTGGGGTCGCTGTGCTGACCGGAACAATTAATGACGGCGGCACATTGCCAATTCCGTCGGGATACACAGAATCGCAATGTAAATTTTTTGTCTCACCAAACAATCTCAATAGCGAAAGATACTTTTTTGACGTTGCAGAAGACGGCAGAAGCAACTGTATTGCTGCAGAATGCTATGTAAGCAGCCGCGTCGTACATGTCGCTATGATTATTCGCGGCATGCAGGGGGATCTCGCACCGTATAGCGGCACCGGAAGCGTCGGAAATTTAGCTGCTAACTATACGAGTGATGTCAGATTACCATCATCTGCAAATTACATGGTCATCGGAATAAAGTAA
- a CDS encoding putative phage tail protein, producing MDVQRTIDLTEFLPSVSKDSRDMQEIMRVESIEVQALWDVMVQVFYDQFITIAGEFGLSQWENILDIFPDGDASFDDRRLAILTALAGTRPYTYRKLEEILIGLCGKDGYQVDLNIEKYYVNVFISLGSKKQRSSVVKMLEEITPLNLKLTVSLLYNRHVDLKPFIHETMKQWTHHSLREDVLN from the coding sequence ATGGACGTACAAAGAACGATTGATTTAACTGAATTTTTGCCATCGGTATCAAAAGACAGTAGGGATATGCAAGAAATAATGCGAGTTGAATCTATAGAAGTGCAAGCTTTATGGGATGTAATGGTACAAGTTTTTTACGATCAGTTTATTACTATTGCCGGCGAATTCGGTCTATCTCAATGGGAAAATATTTTAGATATATTCCCTGACGGTGACGCCAGTTTCGATGATAGGAGATTGGCTATTTTAACGGCTTTGGCAGGGACTAGGCCGTACACTTATAGAAAATTAGAGGAAATTCTGATTGGATTGTGTGGTAAAGACGGATATCAAGTCGATTTAAATATAGAAAAATACTATGTCAATGTTTTTATTTCTTTGGGGTCAAAAAAACAAAGATCATCTGTTGTAAAAATGCTTGAGGAAATAACACCGTTAAACCTGAAGTTAACGGTATCTTTGTTATATAACCGACATGTCGATTTAAAGCCATTCATTCATGAAACCATGAAGCAGTGGACTCATCATAGTCTAAGAGAGGATGTGCTCAATTAA
- a CDS encoding baseplate J/gp47 family protein, giving the protein MYENMTYEFIEKRVLARVKSEFDKREGSIIFDATAPVSFELAEAYIMARVILKQTFATTADREFLALRAMEFNIYPEQATYAEVEGQFSKAIDIGSRFNYEKYNFVVTEIIDNDKHTYKLKCETPGGVGNTCIGDITPISQISGLETAKITKLITPGEDEENTETFRKRYIQALKSKAYGGNNADYMEKVLAIPGVGGCKNYRAWAGGGTVKVVIVNTEFNQPTQEMIQEVQTALDPVVNQGEGYGLAPIGHKVTVIGASTVPINITATVQLDSGYTIDNVQNSINTAIDSYLLKQRKAWTTQISNQFITLRSAFIISAILDVPHIADVAGVTINGQSTKIDLTSEQIPTLGKVTITGE; this is encoded by the coding sequence TTGTATGAGAATATGACTTATGAATTTATAGAGAAGCGCGTTTTGGCTAGGGTTAAATCAGAATTCGATAAGCGCGAAGGCAGTATTATTTTCGATGCAACGGCACCGGTATCCTTTGAACTTGCGGAAGCCTATATCATGGCAAGGGTCATTTTAAAGCAGACATTTGCGACAACGGCGGACAGAGAGTTTTTAGCATTAAGGGCTATGGAATTTAACATTTATCCCGAACAAGCAACATACGCAGAGGTTGAAGGACAATTCAGCAAGGCTATTGATATAGGATCAAGATTCAATTATGAGAAATATAATTTTGTGGTGACAGAGATTATCGACAACGATAAACATACTTACAAATTGAAGTGTGAAACGCCGGGGGGTGTCGGCAATACCTGTATTGGAGACATAACTCCAATCAGCCAAATTAGCGGACTTGAAACAGCTAAAATTACAAAACTTATAACGCCGGGAGAAGATGAAGAGAATACAGAAACATTCAGAAAACGGTACATTCAAGCTTTAAAATCAAAGGCGTATGGCGGCAACAATGCGGATTATATGGAAAAGGTATTAGCAATACCAGGTGTTGGCGGCTGCAAAAACTATCGTGCGTGGGCTGGCGGTGGAACCGTGAAAGTGGTTATTGTCAATACGGAATTCAACCAACCTACACAAGAAATGATTCAAGAAGTACAAACCGCGCTTGACCCAGTCGTAAACCAAGGAGAAGGATATGGACTGGCACCAATCGGGCATAAAGTAACAGTAATAGGAGCATCGACAGTACCAATTAATATAACCGCAACAGTGCAATTGGATAGTGGTTATACAATTGACAATGTGCAAAATAGCATAAATACCGCAATAGATAGTTATTTATTAAAACAACGGAAAGCATGGACAACACAAATCAGTAATCAATTTATAACGTTACGATCCGCCTTTATAATATCGGCCATTTTAGATGTTCCACATATAGCGGATGTTGCTGGCGTTACTATAAATGGACAATCGACCAAAATAGATTTAACAAGCGAACAAATCCCAACACTGGGAAAGGTTACTATTACAGGAGAATAA
- a CDS encoding DUF2634 domain-containing protein — protein MSEKLTPTGVYNNVTVDETIWIQPSKTYKLDYETDGQVRGYCEDLRAVEQAIYKILNTERYKFLIYSWNYGIELADLFGKPIPYVYAEIQRRIIEALLADDRIIEVSGFEFSNSGGDVFVTFDAVTRYGVLRGLRKEVSGIV, from the coding sequence TTGAGCGAAAAGCTAACACCGACTGGCGTCTACAATAACGTTACCGTTGATGAAACAATATGGATTCAGCCGTCTAAGACTTATAAATTAGATTACGAAACAGATGGGCAGGTGCGTGGATATTGCGAAGATTTACGGGCGGTAGAGCAAGCGATTTACAAGATTTTGAATACCGAGCGATACAAGTTCCTGATTTACTCATGGAATTACGGGATAGAGTTAGCAGACCTATTCGGTAAGCCAATCCCATATGTATACGCGGAGATACAGCGAAGGATCATCGAAGCGCTGCTGGCAGACGATAGAATTATCGAAGTTTCTGGATTTGAATTCAGCAACAGCGGCGGCGATGTTTTTGTTACTTTTGACGCTGTAACGAGATACGGCGTATTGAGGGGATTGAGAAAAGAGGTGAGCGGAATTGTATGA
- a CDS encoding DUF2577 domain-containing protein produces MDNDFTRIVKTLKSLIAETTAAMVMSDIEIGEVIQVNPLVVQLDPKTQIDERSILLTKNTSMWSVDMDVDHHTENAAGGSGDAQYESHLHGYKGRKTYRVHNELVVGDKVILLRESGGQRYVAIDRFYNPDRGCSD; encoded by the coding sequence ATGGATAATGATTTCACTAGGATTGTCAAAACGTTAAAATCGCTCATAGCAGAAACAACGGCTGCGATGGTAATGAGTGACATTGAAATAGGGGAAGTTATTCAAGTTAATCCGTTAGTCGTTCAGCTTGACCCAAAAACTCAAATTGACGAGCGGTCGATTTTGCTAACCAAGAATACGTCTATGTGGTCTGTCGATATGGACGTTGACCATCACACTGAAAACGCCGCAGGCGGTAGCGGAGATGCACAGTATGAGTCACACCTTCATGGATACAAGGGGCGGAAAACGTACCGTGTACACAACGAATTGGTTGTGGGCGACAAGGTTATTCTACTGCGTGAAAGCGGCGGGCAACGCTATGTCGCGATAGACAGATTTTACAATCCCGATAGGGGGTGCAGTGATTGA
- a CDS encoding phage tail tip lysozyme has translation MVILVDSSSYQLDTASAAPFNITYQLTIRNKNNEYIVDPLDEVTLTRGIDCTPAKLQFKVMKDDILDFTEGNHCTFSVNGTPVFAGYVFTKARDKDEKISVTAYDQLRYFKNKDCYVYYDKTATEVLKMIVDDFKLTVGELADTQYKITKRIEKDKSLTDIMNVALYLTTNGTPKHTIYQLYDDGGKLTLKSEEDMKLDLLIDADVMKNFTCNSSIDKDTFDYIKVVRNVPDGKTKKLMRTGVIVDEDHVKEWGRLQQLYMPDDKVTNAMDLAINMIKLKNRKTRELRLKSVLGDIRVRGGSVVYVKYNFGDLALDGYVFVESVTHNFLNGLHLMDLDLHYEEPTGKYTIKYNTDAEAVAKIQQANKQRTYTTMGGSVMNGSTYSPTEQGAYSKMKSLGATDAQAAGIMGNIRHEDNSYSPTDSNGDHYGLFQLSDDRWGKYQDWCTANGNDPWNNDNQIQYVLTVENGNILTGESSLGQVPDDPAASAKWFNDNIEVSETSAAMGGDSSERIASANDVFSNIQSGSIGVEQLNTMDAITGNGGIASQVDTGIYYMTGYQSVYGSNGCADVALKTLAYANPDCAQLANEGVASVPTARARLESMGYSCEPFNGYANKGDILIYGDDYHMTVSNGVGGCFGNSSSRGEAMNYGDANYACHDGESPTKIIRMEIQ, from the coding sequence GTGGTGATCTTGGTGGACTCTTCTAGCTACCAACTCGATACGGCAAGTGCCGCACCGTTTAATATCACGTATCAACTAACGATACGAAATAAAAACAACGAGTATATAGTTGATCCCTTAGATGAAGTAACCTTGACAAGGGGGATTGATTGCACCCCTGCCAAATTGCAATTTAAGGTAATGAAAGATGATATATTGGACTTTACGGAGGGCAATCACTGCACATTTTCTGTAAACGGCACACCAGTCTTTGCCGGATATGTGTTCACTAAAGCTAGGGATAAAGATGAAAAAATAAGCGTTACAGCATACGATCAGTTGCGGTATTTCAAAAACAAGGACTGCTATGTTTATTATGATAAGACAGCGACAGAAGTATTGAAAATGATTGTGGACGATTTCAAATTAACCGTTGGCGAATTAGCTGATACGCAATATAAAATCACGAAGCGCATTGAGAAGGACAAGTCGCTAACAGATATCATGAATGTAGCGCTATATCTGACCACAAACGGAACGCCAAAACATACCATCTACCAACTATATGATGACGGTGGCAAATTAACGCTAAAGTCGGAAGAGGATATGAAGCTTGACTTATTGATAGATGCCGACGTGATGAAGAATTTCACCTGTAACAGTTCGATAGATAAGGACACGTTTGATTACATCAAGGTAGTTCGTAATGTCCCTGATGGAAAAACGAAGAAGTTAATGCGAACCGGGGTAATTGTCGATGAAGATCACGTCAAAGAGTGGGGCAGACTGCAACAATTGTATATGCCGGATGATAAAGTGACGAATGCCATGGATTTAGCCATAAACATGATAAAGCTGAAAAACCGTAAAACGCGTGAATTGAGGCTTAAATCTGTTCTAGGGGACATTCGTGTTCGTGGGGGCTCTGTGGTATATGTGAAATATAACTTTGGAGACTTAGCATTGGACGGATATGTCTTTGTAGAAAGCGTGACACATAACTTTTTAAATGGGCTGCACCTTATGGATTTAGATTTGCATTACGAAGAACCGACTGGCAAATATACGATAAAATACAACACCGATGCGGAAGCCGTTGCTAAGATTCAACAAGCCAATAAGCAGCGGACGTATACAACGATGGGAGGCAGCGTTATGAATGGGTCAACGTACTCGCCGACAGAACAAGGCGCTTACAGCAAGATGAAGTCGTTGGGAGCGACAGATGCACAAGCGGCTGGTATCATGGGGAACATTCGACATGAAGATAATTCATACTCACCGACAGATAGTAACGGCGACCATTATGGACTGTTTCAGCTATCAGATGACCGCTGGGGTAAATATCAAGACTGGTGTACTGCTAACGGTAATGATCCATGGAACAACGACAATCAAATTCAATACGTTTTAACTGTAGAAAATGGGAATATCTTGACTGGTGAAAGTTCTCTCGGGCAAGTTCCAGACGATCCAGCGGCATCGGCGAAATGGTTTAACGATAACATCGAAGTGTCGGAAACCTCGGCGGCAATGGGCGGCGACAGTTCGGAACGAATCGCATCGGCTAATGACGTATTCAGTAATATTCAAAGTGGGTCTATTGGTGTTGAACAGTTAAATACGATGGACGCTATCACGGGTAATGGCGGCATCGCTAGCCAAGTTGACACTGGTATTTATTACATGACAGGGTATCAGTCAGTCTATGGCAGTAACGGATGCGCTGATGTTGCGCTGAAAACTTTGGCGTACGCTAATCCGGATTGCGCCCAGTTGGCTAATGAAGGAGTAGCATCGGTGCCGACTGCAAGGGCGCGGCTTGAATCTATGGGGTATTCTTGTGAACCGTTTAACGGATACGCCAACAAAGGAGACATTCTTATTTACGGCGATGACTATCACATGACCGTATCTAACGGTGTAGGTGGTTGTTTTGGGAATTCGTCCAGCCGTGGCGAAGCCATGAATTACGGTGATGCAAACTACGCATGTCACGATGGGGAATCGCCTACTAAGATAATCAGAATGGAGATTCAATAA
- a CDS encoding peptidoglycan-binding protein, with translation MAYYMYMGDMQIPIPPETLETTINNKNETINLLGVGEVNVLKLAGLTDITFKMLLPNSSYPFNESMLMKSKMASYYVDKLEQLKNGNALDSLLGNGKPKFQFIVVRMKPNGSMLQMTNMKVTLEDYKVIEEAENGFDAYADIKLKQWRDYGTKKITLQTDKDGNVTGTAEKARDTGGKVAAATARAAKGTTLQRMIKQQFGNTNNLFKIAALNKIAIPATLAIGQVVKMRERGDLGGLF, from the coding sequence ATGGCGTATTACATGTACATGGGCGATATGCAGATTCCCATTCCGCCTGAGACGTTAGAAACGACGATTAACAATAAGAACGAAACAATCAATCTTCTTGGTGTGGGAGAAGTAAACGTATTAAAATTGGCAGGATTAACGGATATAACGTTCAAAATGCTTCTCCCTAACAGTTCGTACCCCTTTAACGAATCAATGCTTATGAAGTCAAAAATGGCGAGCTATTATGTTGACAAGTTAGAGCAGTTAAAGAATGGCAACGCATTAGATTCGTTGCTAGGAAATGGAAAACCAAAGTTTCAGTTTATCGTAGTTCGCATGAAACCTAATGGATCGATGTTGCAAATGACGAATATGAAAGTAACGCTCGAAGATTATAAAGTCATCGAAGAAGCAGAGAATGGATTCGACGCTTATGCGGATATCAAACTAAAACAGTGGCGCGATTATGGTACAAAGAAAATAACGCTTCAAACGGATAAAGATGGAAACGTAACCGGCACGGCTGAAAAAGCAAGAGATACAGGCGGCAAAGTAGCTGCCGCGACGGCTAGGGCTGCAAAAGGGACGACGTTGCAACGAATGATAAAACAGCAGTTTGGGAACACAAACAACCTCTTTAAGATAGCCGCATTAAATAAAATAGCTATACCTGCCACTCTTGCCATCGGACAAGTTGTTAAAATGAGAGAGCGTGGTGATCTTGGTGGACTCTTCTAG
- a CDS encoding tape measure protein: MATIENFISLHDGFSPVMDKISQATNAAANKMEAVGSAAERASSSMAGAATSGNLLSQVFAGAFGANIATRALDKVSEAISGLFSTADAYARIQARLSLVADSQENAAYLNERIYQSAIRARGGYTDMAQAAAQLAMSAKDAFPDPREAVDFMEGINKLYAIGGTTGENKKFATLQLTQGLASGQLQGDEFRSIAENAPLIVTMVAKTMGVTRGELKQLSSDGQVTAEVIKRAIFENMDEINAQFAQMPKTWGDSLTLIENVATYKARGVFQAMSTMANSAAMDKLVNVAIGAIDYIASGMFFLINNAMWLASVIIDTVSVALDFLSNNSWLVYGALTALGAYLLYETGLWIVHNVQLGLAAAAMMAKSIADAAETAALITLTIAQDGLNAALMACPITWVIAMVVALIVVFYMAVAAVNYFAGTSVSATGLIFGSFSFLYAGIRNIIATLWNLFAAVANFIGSVFNDPLAAVNNLFADVWNAVTGYVANAINAILDMIGKIPGIGKTGISLTHVQPPQVQKMAISGGAAFNVPTMDLVDPVAYASSEYERGESVQNSVIETIKDPSSILEKITPKIPGAYDESKNTTSNPAADAHDPAGKKSRKGRGDDIAKHTGRTAKNTEKMAQAIEMTDDEIKALRDSAMSETLQQWQSQHVEIKVDNTIHANNDVDLDGFTSDFAKGLRDAIKVQGEGVLT, encoded by the coding sequence ATGGCGACAATAGAAAACTTTATATCCCTGCACGATGGTTTTTCCCCGGTAATGGATAAAATCAGCCAAGCAACTAACGCAGCCGCCAACAAAATGGAAGCAGTTGGCAGTGCGGCAGAGCGCGCGAGTAGTTCAATGGCTGGCGCCGCCACAAGTGGGAACTTGTTAAGTCAGGTGTTCGCTGGCGCGTTTGGCGCTAACATTGCCACGAGAGCGTTGGACAAAGTGAGCGAAGCTATATCCGGTTTGTTTTCAACGGCAGACGCTTACGCAAGAATTCAAGCAAGACTGTCGTTAGTGGCAGATAGTCAAGAAAACGCCGCTTATCTGAATGAACGAATCTATCAAAGCGCCATACGCGCACGTGGCGGATATACTGACATGGCGCAAGCAGCAGCGCAGTTGGCTATGAGCGCAAAGGACGCATTCCCTGATCCTAGAGAAGCGGTTGACTTTATGGAAGGCATTAACAAGCTATACGCTATCGGTGGTACGACTGGCGAGAACAAGAAGTTTGCTACATTGCAGTTAACGCAGGGGCTGGCAAGCGGACAATTGCAAGGCGATGAATTCCGGTCGATTGCCGAAAACGCGCCGTTGATTGTAACAATGGTAGCCAAGACGATGGGCGTTACGCGCGGCGAACTTAAGCAGCTATCATCTGATGGACAAGTCACTGCGGAAGTTATTAAGCGCGCAATCTTTGAGAATATGGATGAAATTAACGCCCAATTTGCACAAATGCCTAAAACGTGGGGCGATAGTCTGACGTTGATTGAAAACGTGGCAACATACAAAGCACGCGGCGTATTTCAAGCCATGTCAACGATGGCCAATAGTGCGGCTATGGATAAGCTTGTTAACGTGGCTATCGGCGCAATTGATTATATTGCCAGTGGTATGTTTTTCTTGATTAACAATGCAATGTGGCTTGCTAGTGTGATTATTGATACTGTAAGTGTAGCGTTGGATTTCTTATCCAATAATTCATGGCTGGTATACGGCGCGCTGACGGCACTAGGAGCGTATCTGTTGTATGAAACTGGCCTATGGATAGTGCATAACGTTCAGCTTGGCTTAGCGGCCGCAGCTATGATGGCGAAAAGCATTGCGGATGCCGCGGAAACGGCAGCGCTGATAACGCTGACGATAGCGCAAGATGGGTTAAATGCAGCCCTTATGGCTTGCCCGATAACGTGGGTTATTGCAATGGTTGTGGCGTTAATTGTTGTCTTTTATATGGCAGTGGCTGCTGTCAATTACTTTGCAGGGACTAGCGTTAGCGCGACCGGATTAATCTTTGGATCATTCAGTTTCCTGTACGCGGGAATCAGAAATATCATTGCAACACTTTGGAATTTGTTCGCCGCTGTTGCTAATTTTATAGGGTCTGTGTTTAATGACCCGTTAGCAGCTGTTAACAATCTATTCGCGGATGTGTGGAACGCTGTTACGGGGTATGTGGCTAATGCTATCAATGCGATTCTTGATATGATTGGGAAAATTCCCGGTATTGGTAAGACTGGGATTTCATTAACTCATGTACAACCACCACAGGTTCAGAAAATGGCAATTAGTGGCGGCGCTGCTTTTAACGTACCTACAATGGATCTCGTCGACCCAGTAGCGTATGCAAGTAGCGAATATGAACGCGGCGAATCAGTACAAAACTCAGTAATAGAAACCATAAAAGACCCAAGTTCCATTCTTGAAAAAATCACTCCTAAAATTCCTGGGGCATACGATGAATCGAAAAACACGACCAGTAATCCAGCTGCGGATGCGCATGACCCGGCTGGAAAGAAAAGTCGCAAAGGCAGAGGCGATGACATCGCAAAACATACAGGACGTACTGCGAAAAACACGGAAAAAATGGCGCAGGCCATTGAGATGACGGACGATGAAATTAAGGCGCTGCGTGATAGCGCAATGAGCGAAACGTTACAGCAATGGCAGAGTCAGCACGTTGAAATCAAAGTAGACAACACAATTCACGCGAATAACGATGTGGATCTTGATGGCTTTACGAGTGACTTTGCAAAAGGGCTGCGTGACGCCATTAAAGTGCAAGGCGAAGGAGTGTTGACATAA
- a CDS encoding phage tail assembly chaperone produces MEEKLTLSAFLKENSIEKLPVEYVASKRFVINGDPVAWKLRCLSNDELDELTKKCTKNIPIKGTRDFKKELDRSEFANQMAIKSVVFPDLNDADLQNSYGVVGAEDLLRAMLTPGEFADLILAVNEASDYNSGMNDKIKTAKN; encoded by the coding sequence ATGGAAGAAAAATTAACCTTGTCAGCGTTTCTGAAAGAAAACTCTATCGAAAAGTTACCTGTTGAATATGTGGCTAGCAAGCGTTTTGTCATAAACGGAGATCCGGTTGCATGGAAATTGCGTTGCCTGTCTAATGATGAGTTGGACGAATTAACGAAAAAATGCACTAAAAATATTCCGATCAAGGGCACACGCGATTTCAAGAAGGAGTTGGACCGTTCAGAATTCGCCAATCAAATGGCAATTAAATCGGTCGTATTCCCTGATTTGAATGACGCTGACTTGCAGAATTCATATGGCGTTGTCGGGGCAGAAGATCTTTTGCGTGCGATGTTAACACCGGGCGAATTTGCGGATTTAATTCTTGCTGTAAATGAAGCTTCGGATTACAACTCCGGAATGAACGATAAAATTAAAACGGCAAAAAACTGA
- a CDS encoding phage tail tube protein, producing the protein MAENLISIAETMLAKDVVSAKLAMAYVEADGKRYKLFQAKSLEGKIDKEKKEVAILGRTMKGNKSVSAKGSGKLKIYKNTPLFDEMIIKLISDGVDTYFDLQVINQDPTSDAGRRTVVLTGCNIDSATVANFDADGDWLEDEISFTFEGIKIPENFKMLNGMTV; encoded by the coding sequence ATGGCAGAAAATTTGATTAGCATTGCCGAAACGATGCTTGCTAAAGACGTTGTAAGCGCCAAACTTGCTATGGCATACGTGGAAGCGGACGGCAAACGCTATAAATTGTTTCAAGCGAAATCGTTAGAAGGCAAGATTGATAAAGAAAAGAAAGAAGTCGCTATTTTAGGCAGAACGATGAAAGGGAATAAATCCGTTTCGGCAAAAGGAAGTGGAAAACTCAAGATTTACAAGAACACGCCGTTATTTGACGAAATGATTATCAAGTTAATTAGCGACGGAGTGGATACGTACTTTGATTTACAAGTTATCAACCAAGACCCGACATCTGATGCAGGCCGCCGAACGGTTGTCTTGACTGGATGCAATATTGATAGTGCTACGGTTGCCAATTTCGATGCAGATGGCGATTGGCTGGAAGATGAAATATCCTTCACGTTCGAAGGGATTAAGATTCCTGAAAACTTTAAAATGTTAAATGGAATGACAGTATAG